Below is a genomic region from Candidatus Binatia bacterium.
CGTCGTCGCCTCGATCGTCGGCTCGCGTCCCGTGCTGATCGAAGTACAGGCGCTCGTGGGCGAGACGAGCTACGGCATGCCCCGCAGGCTCGCCAACAATTTGGACCAGCAACGCCTGGCGATGATCCTCGCGGTACTGGAGCGCCGCGCCGGATTCTCGCTCGGCTCGCACGACGTGTACGCGTCGGTGGCGGGCGGATTGCGCGTTAGCGAACCCGCCGCGGACCTCGGCATCGCCCTCGCGATCGCGTCGTCTTTCCGCAATGTCGCGATAGCGCCGGCGACCGCCGTATTCGGGGAGCTCGGCCTGTCGGGCGAGGTGCGCGGCGTCAGCGGCGGCGAGCGCCGCACGGGGGAGGCGCGCAAACATGGCTACAGCCACGTCATCTCGCCCGAAAACACGCACGACCTCGCGGAGGCGGTCGCACGGGCGCTGGGATGAAGGCGGCGCCGCTGTTCGAGATCGTCCCGAACCTCTCGGAGGGACGCGACGCGGCGACCATCGACGCCGCCGCTGCCGCAGTTTCGCGGACCGGGGCGCGTTTAATCGACCGCAGCAGCGACGCGATGCACCACCGCAGCGTCTTGACCATCGTCGGGAGCGCGGAGCAAGTCCTCGACGCCGCCGTGGCACTGGCGGGCATCGCGCTCGACCGCATCGATCTGCGCGCCCACCGCGGCGCGCATCCGCGCACCGGCGCGCTTGACGTTTTGCCGTTCGTGCCGCTGGCGGGGGCCGGGCTGCCCGAGGCGGCCGCGCTTGCTCACCGCGCGGGCGCCGAGATCTGGCGGCGGTACCGCATTCCTTCTTTCTACTACGGAGCGGCCGCGCTGCGCGGCGAGCGCACGCTCCTGCCTGACATTCGGCGCAACGCCGATTGGCTGCCTGACGAGGGTGACGTGACGCGCCATTACAGCGCCGGCGCCATCGTAATCGGCGCCCGAGAGCTTTTGATCGCTTTCAACGTTGAGTTGAAGAGCGATGACCTCGGGGCGGCCGTGCAGATCGCTCGCACCGTACGCGGACGCGACGGCGGCTTGCGCTCGCTTCGCGCGCTTGCCTTCCCGCGCGGGGAAGGGCGTGTGCAGGTCTCGCTCAACGTAACGGATTATGCTGCAACGCCGCTCTACCGCGTCGTCGAGTTGATCCGCGGATTGGCGGCCGAACGCGGCATCGAGGTGCTCGGCTGTGAGCTCGTCGGCTGCCTTCCGTGGGGGGCGGTCGAGGCCACAGCCGCATACTATTTGGGAGTTTCGAACCTGTGATATTGAGGACGACGCCGCTGATCGCGCTTTTGCTCGCGGTTGCGCTGCCGCAGGCTGCCGCGGCACAGAACGGCCCGGGCGACACCGGTGTCTTTACCACGACGCTCCACAACGGCCTGCGAGTCGTGGTCGTCGAGGATCGCGCGGCGCCGGTCGTCCAGACGGGCGTGTGGTACGGCTTCGGGTCGCTGCACGAGACGCCAGGAAAGACCGGCCTCGCGCACGCGCTCGAGCACATGCTGTTCCGCGGGACGCCGGAAATTTCGTCGGGCGGACTCGACGACGTCGTGGCGCGGCTCGGTGCGCAGATGAACGGTGAGACGAACTACGACTACACGCAGTTTTACTTCATGATGCCGGCCGACAAGATCGACGTCGCGCTGTACATCGATGCCGACCGCATGCAGCACGCGGCGCTGCGCGCCTCGGATTGGGCCATCGAACGCAACGCAGTGCTCAACGAGATCGATGGGGACGCCAGCTCGCCGTTCTTCAACCTGCTCGCGCGCGTGCGCGAGGCGGCCTTCCCGGGGCAGCCCAGCGGACGAACGCCGCTCGGGAATCGCGAAGACGTCGCGCGCGCGACCGTCGCCGACATCGCTCGCTACTATCAGGAGTGGTACGCTCCGAACAACGCGACGCTCGTCATCGCCGGCGACGTCAATCACGTCACCGCCTTCGCGAAGGCGCAGCGCTACTTTGGGGCGATCCCAGCGAAGCGGCTGCCGGCGTGGTCCAAGGCAAACCCGGTGGCGGCGCGTGGTCAGACCGTCGAGGCGCAGTTCCCGTTCCCCTTCGAGATCCTGGATCTCGCGTATTCGATTCCCGGGGACGTGCAGCGCGGCGAGCCCGCGGTCAGCACGCTCGCGACGCTCATCGAGAATCAGCGCTCGCCGTTTTATCGGGCGCTGGTCGAGGGCAACGTCGCGCTCGTTATCGAGGCAAACGCGGACACGCAGCTGCGCGGCGGCTTGCTTCACGTGTTCGTGGTCCTCAATCCGGGACACAGCGGCGCCGAGGCGCAATCGGTGTTCCAGTCGACGCTGAATTCCGTGTTGCAGAACGGCTTCGATCCGGATCTGGTCGTCGCCGCAAAACGGTTAACGCTCGCCGAACGCCTCTTCTCGGCGAACTCGATCGGCGGCATCGGCGATCTCGCGGGCTACACCTACGGCATCGTCGGCGAGAAGATCGCCGACGAGGACTCGCGGCTCGCGGCCCTGACCGGCAGCGACCTCCTGGCGGCGACGCGCACGTATCTCAGCCGCCCGACGGTCGTAGGACATCTCACTCCGAACGAGAGCCCGCCGCACGGCAACTCGGAGAAGAGCAACGCGGCGGCCAGCGACGATTTTTCCAAGCGTGTGCCGAACGGCCCCATCGTCCAGCAGGCATGGATCGCCAAGGCCGTGCGCACACCGACGACCGCGCGCAGCGTACTGCAGCCAACTGCATTCACCCTTTCAAACGGGTTGCACGTGATCGTTCAAACGAAGGCCGATCGGCCGACGTTCGTGCTGCGCGGCGAAATCGCCTCATCGCCGGCGTTCGAGCTTCCCGGGAAACAGGGGATCATCCGTCTTGCCTCGTCGGTCGCCGACTACGGCAGCGCGAACTACCCGTTCGCGCTGCGCCGAAAGGCAACGGACGAGATGGGCGCCTTGGTCGAAACCGGCCGAGAATTTTCGGCACAGGGGGAGATGCGCGACTTCGAGCAGATCGTGACGATCGTCGCGGACGGTGAGGAGCATCCGACCTTCGCCGACCCGTGGCTCGGGATCGAGCGATCGCAGCTCGCCAACAGCCTGCAATCCGAAGCACAAATCTCCGGTGTGCTGATCGATCGCGCGTACGACCGGCTTCTGCTCGCCAGCGACGATCCGTCGCTGCGCCAACCGACGGCGCCGACCGTCGCCGGGATCACGCGCGACGATCTGCTCGCATACACGAAGGCGTACTGGCGGCCGGATCTCACCACGATCGCCGTCGTAGGAAACGTGACGCCGCAGCGCGTGCGTAGCATCCTCGAATCGGCTTTCGGATCGTGGCAGGCCGAAGGCCCGCGGCCGAACCCGCACCTGATGGCGCTGCCGCCGGCGTCCACGGGGCACGACTACATCGGCACCGCGGCCAACCAAGTTTACATTCGCCTCGGTCAGCCGGCCATCTCGCGTTCGAATCGCGATTACGACACGTTCCTCGTGCTCAATCAAATTCTCGGTGGCGCCGGCGCGTTCGAGTCGCGGCTGTGGCAAGAGCTGCGCCAGAAGCGCGGTCTCGTCTACGGCGTCAGCAGCGAGCTCGATGCCGATGCGGATCGCGGCGACTTTCGCGTCGAGCTCAACGCCTCACCGGACCGCGTGGTCGCGGCCGTCGCGCTCGTGCGCCGCGAGCTCGAGCGCCTGCAAAACGAGCCGGTATCGGAGACCGAGCTCCGGGAAGCCAAGGCGCGGCTCGTCGGCAACGCGCTGCTGGATGAGGCTTCGTCGAACGGTCAGGCCAAGCAGCTGATCGATATCGCGGTTAACGACCTTCCGTTGGACTATTACCGCACGCTCAACGAACGCTTCTCGCAAATCACGGCGGCGGATGTACAGCGCATCGCGCGAGCGTATCTGCGACCGGACCGCCTGGTCGAAGTCTACGCCGGCCCTTCTGGGCCTTGGGCCTACCACACGATATGATCGTAACGATCGATCCCACCACGGGCGACGTGATCGAGCGTATCCCGCCGATGGATGCGGTGCAAATCGACGCGCGGCTCGGCGCGGCCGCGCGCGCCGCACGAGCGTGGGCCACCGAACCGTTCGAAAATCGCGCCGCGCTCCTGCGCGACGTCGCGCGGCGTCTGCGCGACGAGAGCGAATCGCTGGCGGTCACCGCGGTGCACGAGATGGGCAAGCCGATCGTGCAGGCGCGAGCCGAAGTCGAGAAGTGCGCGTGGGCGTGCGACTATTTTTCCGAACACGGGGCCGACATGCTCGCGCCGCAGAACGCGCCTTCGAACGCCGCTCGCAGCTACGTCGCGTTTCGTCCGCTCGGTGTGCTGCTCGCGATCATGCCGTGGAACTTTCCCTACTGGCAGGTTTTTCGCGCGGCGGCGCCCGCGCTGATGGCCGGGAACACGCTGCTGCTCAAGCATGCGGCCAACACGACACGCTGCGCGCTCGAGATCGAACGCGTGTTTCGCGACGCCGCCGCGCCCGAGGGCGTGTTCGGCGTGTTGCTCGCGCGCGGCGAAGAGATCGACAAGCTGGTCGCCGATCCGCGCATCGCCGCGGTGACGCTGACCGGCAGCGAACGCGCGGGCGTAGCCGTCGCCAGCGCGGCCGGCGAGGCACTCAAGAAGTGCGTGCTCGAGCTGGGCGGCTCGGATCCCTTCGTCGTCTTCTCCGACGCGGACCTCGACGCGGCCGCGACCGCGGCGGTCAAGGCGCGCTTTCAGAACAACGGCGAGAGCTGCATCGCCGCCAAACGCTTCATCGTTGAGGCACCCGTTTACGACCAATTCCTGAAGCGCTTCGTCGAGCGCGCCGCCGCCCAGGTCGTCGGTAATCCGATGGAGGAGCGGGTGCAGATCGGGCCGTGCGCGCGTGCCGATTTGCGCGAAACCGTGCATGAGCAGGCGTCGGAGTCCGTCGCACAAGGCGCGCGTTGCGCCCTCGGGGGTAAGCCGCGCGGCGGGCGGGGCTTCTTCTACGAACCGACCATCGTGGCGGACGTCGTTGCCGGCATGCGCATGTTCGACGAGGAGGTGTTCGGACCAGCGGCGGCCGTTGTCCGCGCGCACGATCGCGACGACGCGCTCGCGCTCGCCAACCGTTCGTCGTTCGGACTCGGCTCGAGCGTGTGGACGAGCGACGTCGCGGCAGCCGAAAATTTCGGCGCACGCATCGAGGCGGGCGCGGTCTTCATCAACGGCATGGTCGCGAGCGACCCGCGCCTACCGTTCGGCGGCGTCAAGAAGAGCGGCTACGGCCGCGAGCTCTCCGCCTTCGGCATCCACGAGTTCGTCAACATCCAAACCGTCTGGATCGGCGGCCTCTAGCCTACGGTCCGACGGCCGCGTCGATTCCCGATCCCTGCGTTGCGAAGACGTTCGTCGGGGCCGACGCGCCCGGCGCGAACTCGAACATCTGGCTCGTGTCGTAGTTGGGCCAGTAGATCGTGCCGTTCGACCGAACGATCATCTGCGTGTAGAACCCGTCGACGTTGGCGTTGATGACGCGCTTCGGGCTTTTGCTTCCGGGCGCGAAGACCGCGATCTCGCCCGCATGACCGCCCGCGTAAATATCCCCCTCCTTGTCGGCGCCGAGCGCACTGCCGCGTTGCGATCGGTGGCGACGCCCACGGATCGCGTACGATCGGCTCTACGCCGCGATCGTCGTCGTCACGGGGCGTCGTTTTCTTCTATGTCTGGAGGGCGCTGCGCTCCCCCCTCGACTCCGCCGCTTCGCGGCTTCGCTCAGGATAACAACTGGAGGGAAGCGCAATAGTCCGCGATGCGGAGGATGCCGGCGCGAACGCAGTCCGCGGGCTCGACCCAGCTCAGGCGCAACCAGCCTTCCAGCGATTGGCCGAAGGCGATGCCGGGGATCGCGACGACATCGTGGCGTTCGATCAGTTCCTCCGCAACGCGATGCGATCGCGTTCCGCCGGGCAGCTCCACGCAGACGTAAAACGTTCCTTCCGGCGAGATGAAGCGCAGGCCGGACCCGCGCAGCGTCGCCAGCAGCTCGCCGCGGCGCTCGCGATACCACGCGGCGTGTTCGTGCAACGCGCCCGGAGTATGAAAGACGTGCAGCGCCACGTGCTGTGCGAACGTGTCCGCACAGGACGTCGCCCAGGCGTGCACCTTGGTCGCCTGCGCGACGAAATCCGCCGGCCCGAGAATCCATCCGAGCCGCAGCCCCGTGAGCGCGTTGCTCTTGCTCAGCGAGTTCGTGACGATCGTATGCGGATAAATTTGGGCGAAATAGCCCGGGTTCGGCAGATAAGTCTGCTCGCGATAGATCTCGTCGTGCACTACCCAGATCGGCTCGCCGGCGCGGCGCTCCAGCGCGCGCACGAGGCTCTGGGCCGCGGCGGCATCGACGACGCGCGCCGTCGGATTGCAGGGCGAGCAGAGCACGATTGCGCGCGTTCGCTCCAAGATCGCCGCCGCGATGCGCTCAGCATCGAAAGCAAAATCGTCGTCATGGCTCATCGCGACGCTGCGGACCGTCACGCCTTCGAGCGCCGCCATCTTGGCATACGACGGAAACGCCGGCTCGACGATCAGCAGCTCGTCACGCGCCGGATCGAGGAGCGTCTTGAGCGTAGCGTACATGGCCTCTTGCGAGCCGACCGTGACGCAGACGTTCCGGCCGTGCTCCATGCCGGGGTAACTGTAGTGGCGAGCGATGGCGTCGCGCAGCGCCGGGTCGCCGGCGTTGGGCGTGTACTTCAGGCCGTGCTCGGTGACGTGTCGAAGCGCATGTTCCAAATGCTCGGGACGCGGCCGGAGCGACGGCTCGCCGAGGCCCAAGTCGATCGAGGTGGCTCGCTTCTTCGACGCAATCTCGCGGATCAGCGAGGCGCTGATGTCGAGGACACGGGGATTCATAGGGCGAGCTCGTATTCGCGCAGGGCGGCGTTGAGCGACACCTTGAGGTCGGTTGCTTCGCTGCGCGTTCCGACGATCAGTGCGCACTGCGTGGCATACTCTCCAGCTGCGAAGCGCTTCGGCAGCACGCCGGGGATCACGACGGCTCGCGCCGGCACGCGACCCTTGGTGACGGCCGGCTCGCTCCCGCGCACGTCGACGATCGGCGTGCTGGCCGTCAGCACGACGCCGGCGCCGAGCACCGCCTCCTGTTCCACGCGCACGCCCTCGACGATGATGCAGCGAGAGCCGATAAACGCGCCGTCTTCCACGATCACCGGCGCCGCCTGCTGCGGCTCGAGGACGCCTCCGATTCCCACGCCTCCGGAGAGGTGCACGCCGCGACCGATCTGCGCGCAGGATCCGACGGTCGCCCACGTGTCGATCATGCTGTCGTCGCCGACGTAGGCGCCGATGTTCACGAATCCCGGCATCAAGATCACGCCCCGCCCGAGGAAGCTGCCGTAGCGCGCCACTCCCGGGGGAACGCAGCGAACGCCGAGCTTCTTGTAGTTACGCTTGACCCGAAGCTTGTCGTAGAAGACCAGGCCGTCTCCGCGCCGATCGCCCATCCACTCGATCTTGCTCCGTCGGAAATAGAGCAGGATCGCCGCCTTCAACCATGCGTTCGTTACCCAGTCGCCATCCCGCGGCTCGGCAACGCGAACCGCGCCTTCGTCCAGCAGCGCGATCACCCGGTCGACGGCGCGCCCGCTCTGGCCGTGCAGGTCTGCATCCCCGCGCTCCAATGCTGCGATTTGCAGTTGCAGGTGTTCTAGCGTCACGGGGCCACAGCTACGGCGCCGGGTAAGCCTGCCCCCGCCGCGCTCACGCCAAGACTACAGGGGCGGCTATGCCGCGAAGCGCATTATCCTAGCCCTGCAGCGCGAAAGGAGTTTCCGTGCCGAACTCGCCGAGCGACGAACAGAGAATCAACGCCATCCGCTTTCTCGCGGTCGATGCGGTCCAAAAGGCCAACTCCGGCCATCCCGGCATGCCGATGGGGGCGGCGGCGATGGCCTATACGTTATGGACGCGCCACCTGCACTTCAACCCCGAGGATCCGCACTGGTTGAACCGCGACCGCTTCGTCCTCTCCGCCGGGCATGGCTCGATGCTGCTCTACGCTCTGCTCTACCTCACCGGATACGATCTGACGCTCGACGACATCAAGAGCTTTCGTCAGTTGAATAGCAAGACGCCGGGACATCCCGAGGCGGAACGAACGCCCGGGGTCGAGGCGACCACCGGCCCGCTCGGCCAGGGGATCGCCAACGCGCTCGGCATGGCGATCGCCGAAGCGCACCTCGGCGCGGTCTACAATCGCTCCGATCAGCCGATCGTCGACCATTTCACGTACTGCATCTGCGGAGACGGCGACCTGATGGAAGGGATCAGTCAAGAGGCGGTGTCGCTGGCCGGGCACTTGAAGCTCGGGAAGCTGATCGTCTTTTACGACGACAATCTCGTCTCGCTCGCGGGACCGACCGATATCACGCTCACCGACGATCCGGTCGCGCGCTTCGACGCGAGCGGCTGGCACACGCAGCTGATCGACATCGACCATGGCAACGACGTCGCGACGATCGATCAGGCCATCACCGTCGCCAAGAACGTCACGGACCGCCCGTCGTTGATCGCGGTGCGGACCCACATCGGCTACGGTTCGCCGCGCCAAGACAGTTATCTCGCGCACGGCGAGGCGCTCGGCCCCGAGAACGTCAAGAAATCGAAAGAGGAGCTGGGGTGGCCGCTCCAACCCGACTTCTACGTGCCCGAAGATGTCCTGGGCTTCTATCGCGAGATCGGCGCGAAGGGCGCCGAGCTTGAGGCGCGGTGGCAGGCGACGTACGACGTATGGAAGCGCGCGAACTCCGACCTCGGCGCGCAGCTCGAGCGCGCGCTGCGCGAGGAGATCCCCGCGAACCTTCCCTGGCCCACGTTCACGGCCGAGAACGGCAACGTGGCGACGCGCGACGCCGGCGGTGCCGTTATGAACGCGATCGCGCTGGCGCTCCCCGAGCTGGTGGGCGGGTCCGCGGACCTTGATCCCTCGACGAAGACGTACCTCAAGAACTGCGGCGACTTCGAACCCGGCAACTACGCGGGGCGCAACATTCATTACGGCGTGCGCGAGCACGCGATGGTGGCTGCGACGAGCGGCATCTCACTGCACGGTGGCCTGCTGCCATTCGCAGCGACGTTCTTCAATTTTGTCGACTACGCCAAGCCCGCCGTGCGCCTCGCGTGCCTCACGGGAATCCGCTCGATCTACGTGTTTACGCACGACTCCGTCTTCCTCGGAGAGGACGGCCCCACTCACGAGCCGATCGAGCAGCTCGCGACGCTGCGGGCGACGCCCAACTGCTACGCGGTGCGCCCCGCCGACGCGCTCGAGACACTCGAGGCCTGGAAGCTCGCGATCGCGAGCAAGCATTCTCCTTACGCCCTCGTGCTGACGCGGCAGAAGGTGCCGTTCCTGGGAGTGCGCGACGCCGCCGTGAGCAAGGGCGCCTACGTCATCGCCGAGGCCGAGGGCGGCCGGCCCGACCTCATTCTGATCGCGACCGGGTCCGAGGTGGCGCTCGCGATCGACACCAAGAAAATTCTCGATGCCAAGGGCGTCCGCACGCGCGTAGTCTCGATGCCCTGCTGGCGGCTCTTCGACGAGCAGCCGCAGTCGTATAGAGACGAGATACTTCCCCCGTCTATCGGCGCGCGGATGTCGATCGAGGCGGCGGCGACCTTGGGCTGGTCGAAGTACGTGGGCGACCACGGGTTCGCGTTTGGTATCGACGGGTTCGGCCGGTCGGCACCGGCGGCGGCGATCGCGACGGCGTTCGGCTTCACGCCGGAACACGTCGCCGACGTCGCGCTGCAAAAATTCGCTTTAGCCGCTCACTAGGAGACGAACATGGAGAAACAAGTTCGGGAACTGCTCGACGCCGGTCAGAGCGTGTGGATCGACTACCTGCGGCGAAGCATGTTCGCCTCCGGCGAGCTCGCGCGCCTCATCGATCGGGGCGTGCGCGGGATGACGAGCAATCCGACGATCTTCGAGAAGGCCATCGGCGCCGGCAACGATTACGACGAGCAGCTCGCAACGCTGATCGGGTCGGAGAAGAACGCCGACGCGCTGTTCTGGGATCTGGCGGTCGCGGACATCCAAAGCGCCTGCGACGCGTTCGCGCCGGTCCACGCGTCTTCGGGCGGCAACGACGGATTCGTGAGCCTCGAGGTCTCGCCGCTGCTCGCCCACGATACCGCGGGCACGATCGCCATGGTCGAAGAGCTCTGGAAGCGAGTGAGCCGGCCGAACGTGATGATCAAGATCCCGGGCACCAAGGAGGGGCTGCCTGCGATCGAAGAGTCGATCTACCGCGGATACAACATCAACGTCACGCTCGTGTTTTCGGTCGAGATGTACGAGCGCGCGGCCCGCGCATACGTCAAGGGCTTGGAGCGCCGCGTAGCCGAGGGTAAGCCGATCGACAAGATTCGCTCGGTCAACTCGGTCTTCGTGAGCCGAATCGACACTGCGATCGACAAGCTGCTGCAAGACCGCATTGCCAAGGGCGAAAAGCTCGAGCCTCTGCTCGGCAAGACCGGCATCGCCGGCCTAAAGCTGACCTATCAAAAGTTCAAGGAGATCTTCGTCGGCGACGACTTCGCCCCGCTTCGTGCAAAGGGCGCCGCGGTCCAGCGCCCGCTGTGGGCCTCGACCTCCACGAAGAATCCGCACTATCCCGACCTCATGTACGTCGAAAACGTGGTGGGACGCGACACCGTCAACACGATGCCGCCGCCGACGTTCGATGCATTGATCGACCACGGAAAGATCGCTCCCGACACCGTCGAGAGCGATCTGCGCGGCGCCGCCGACGTGATGCGCGCGCTGCAGGACGCGAAGATCTCGCTCTTCGACGTGACGCACCAGCTGCAGGTCGAGGGCGTCACGCTCTTCTCGGATTCGTTCGCGGCGCTGCTCGGGGCGATCGTCTACAAGCAGAAGCTCCTCGAGTCGGGCGGCGCCGAACGCGTGCGGCTCTCGCTGGGAACGTCGCAGCCGGCCTATGACTCCGCGCTCGCGCGCCTCGCCGAGGCCGACTTCCTCAAACGTCTTTGGGCGCACGACGCCGCGCTCTGGTCGAGCGATCCCGATGCTGTGGCGATCATCAAGAAGTCGCTGGGATGGCTCGACATTCAACAGCACATGCTGGAAGAGGTTCCGGGGCTCAAGTCTTTTGCCAACGAATCGCGCGAGAGCTTCGGTTTCGCGGTCGTCTGTGGCATGGGGGGCAGCTCGCTCGCACCTGACATCCTCGCCGACACGTTCGGCACGTACGACGGCTACCCCGAGCTGCACGTGCTCGACTCGACTTCTCCGCAACAGATCAAGGAGCTCGAGGGCCAAATTCACATCCCTCACACGATGTTCATCATCTCGAGCAAGAGCGGCACGACGACCGAGCCGAACGCGTTCTACGCGTATTTTCACGAGAAGGTGTCCAAGCAGGTGGGCTCGTCCGTCGCGGGGCGGAACTTCGTCGCGATCACCGACCCCGGAACCACGCTCGACAAGGAGGCTCAGGAGGCGTCGTTCCGCGCCGACTTCGAGAACGACCCGAACATCGGCGGCCGTTACTCGGCGCTCTCGTTCGTCGGCATCGCGCCGGCCGCAATCGCCGGTTACAACGTCAACCTGCTGCTCGATCGCGCGCTCGGCGCGATGCACGCCAACGACCGTAGCGTCGATCCGCGCACGGCTCCGGGCGTGCGGTTCGGCGCCGCGATCGGCGGCCTGGCGGTAAACGGGCGCGACAAGCTCACGATCGTCACGCATCCCGACGTGAAGGCGTTCGGCGCATGGGCGGAACAGCTCATCGCAGAATCGACGGGTAAGCTCGGCAAGGGAATCGTCCCGATTGAGGGCGAGTCGCTCGGCCCGCCAGACGTTTACTCCGACGATCGCGTTTTCGTCTACGTCGGCGCCAATCTGCCCGCGCCCGACGCTGGAGTCGACGAGAAGCTCAAGGCCCTCGAATCGGCCGGTCACCCGGTGATTCGCCTCGCGATGAACGACCGCTACGATCTCGGCGAGCAGTTCTACCTCTGGGAGATCGCGGTGGCGGCTGCCGGCGTGATCCTCGGCATCAACGCGTTCGATCAGCCGAACGTGCAAGAGTCGAAAGACAACACGGTCGCGCTGCTCGCGCAGTACGCGAAGAACGGCAGCTTCGACGAGCCGAAGGCGGACGTCCAGGGCCAGGACTTCGACGTCACCTATCTCTCCGGAAGTC
It encodes:
- a CDS encoding bifunctional transaldolase/phosoglucose isomerase; translation: MEKQVRELLDAGQSVWIDYLRRSMFASGELARLIDRGVRGMTSNPTIFEKAIGAGNDYDEQLATLIGSEKNADALFWDLAVADIQSACDAFAPVHASSGGNDGFVSLEVSPLLAHDTAGTIAMVEELWKRVSRPNVMIKIPGTKEGLPAIEESIYRGYNINVTLVFSVEMYERAARAYVKGLERRVAEGKPIDKIRSVNSVFVSRIDTAIDKLLQDRIAKGEKLEPLLGKTGIAGLKLTYQKFKEIFVGDDFAPLRAKGAAVQRPLWASTSTKNPHYPDLMYVENVVGRDTVNTMPPPTFDALIDHGKIAPDTVESDLRGAADVMRALQDAKISLFDVTHQLQVEGVTLFSDSFAALLGAIVYKQKLLESGGAERVRLSLGTSQPAYDSALARLAEADFLKRLWAHDAALWSSDPDAVAIIKKSLGWLDIQQHMLEEVPGLKSFANESRESFGFAVVCGMGGSSLAPDILADTFGTYDGYPELHVLDSTSPQQIKELEGQIHIPHTMFIISSKSGTTTEPNAFYAYFHEKVSKQVGSSVAGRNFVAITDPGTTLDKEAQEASFRADFENDPNIGGRYSALSFVGIAPAAIAGYNVNLLLDRALGAMHANDRSVDPRTAPGVRFGAAIGGLAVNGRDKLTIVTHPDVKAFGAWAEQLIAESTGKLGKGIVPIEGESLGPPDVYSDDRVFVYVGANLPAPDAGVDEKLKALESAGHPVIRLAMNDRYDLGEQFYLWEIAVAAAGVILGINAFDQPNVQESKDNTVALLAQYAKNGSFDEPKADVQGQDFDVTYLSGSRGDKGQSPARALAGLFGQLHPHDYNAITAYIARNETHAKLLEELRLKIRDAQRIATTVGFGPRFLHSTGQLHKGGPDTCVVLQITADDPDDPMIPGMNVGFRTLLAAQALGDWMSLDKRNRRGVRVHLKGAVEPALRALIDAVDEALAVRA